The Lolium rigidum isolate FL_2022 chromosome 1, APGP_CSIRO_Lrig_0.1, whole genome shotgun sequence region AAGGTTGAAAAATACGAACACGGTGGCCACATATTAAAAACAGTTAGGCCAACACTTCGGTTTTGGTGGTGAGCCTCACCAATCAGAGGGATGTTGTTATACAGCCACCCGCACCAAACCCACTATACGTGCAGGTCCCATAGAATTCATGGCGTTGGAAAATATGCCTGCACCCATTCAATCACAGCCTCAACGAACACCGCTCTTGCCTTCCACCTACCGCGGCGCACTTATGTGCCGTTGTAAATACTACCACGGTGAAAACTACACGATGTTCTTGCTGCTCGCCGTGAAAGGTATATCTACGGGTAAAAAAATTTGGTGGTACTTTTATGATGTGCCACCTAAAAAAAGTGGTGGGTATAGCCATACGTTTTTTTAGTGTTTTCTACGTTGTGTATTGCTGCTAGATTTATCTCTTTGTCCTACACGATTGTATCACCTCGTCGCAATTTAGTTAACCATATCCCCAAAATCTCTAGAAAACTATAAAGGAAAATTGTTGCATATTCACACCCTCTACTTGAACATCCTCTCCCAATATAGCGGTTACCTTTCAAGGTCCCCAAATATCAGAATGGACTACTTTTAAAGAAACTTACATCTTTCATCACTACTTCAGGAAGACCTATAAAAGTAGTACTGTAGTTCAAAGTTTAAACCGCTCTCGGAGAAGAAGTAGGTCTCTAGGATCATGTGATTTGATTGGCCTGGAGAACTTTAGATCTCTATAAAGCTTCTTAGGTTCCCCTGCATACCACGTGACTGATGTTGGTCTTGCTTAATATGCCTCATTTTATGGAGTATCTTGCTGGCCTGCATCTTGTTGGACTTACCGGAAAAAAGATCTGCTCATCCAGACCTCAGCTACAGTTTAGAAGTTATCAACTTGTTCCTGAACATATTTACCCATAGAGCTTAACAACCACACCATGACACGCTCCTGATTTTGTTCCCATTGCTCAGCTGTTATTTCTTATGGTTTCTTCTCATCTTCATTTAGGTACTAGTGTAAACCATGGGATTCCAGGATCAAGGAGGCCTTACGTGCCCAACTGAAGTAATCACCGTGATCTGTCAGATTTTAAAAGAATTCAGTTCTAGCATCTTTTGAGCTTCTGAAGTACTGTCAGCGTTCACTTGTGCTTGCTGCATCAATTAAATAAGCATTCGCTGCATACTTACATGGAGTTTCTACACACTTGAATCCTTGTTGGGTTCTCCCATGGTTAAGCTAAAAAAATTACAGCAGCTTAGCACAAGGTTTAACAACCAAATAGACTGGAAAAACTACGGCCACTTCACACAAGATTCAGCAACCGAACATACTGAGAAACTACAGCAGACTTTGTTCTTTCTGTCCaattatattatcttcttttccaTAGTGTTGTAATTTTCTAATCTGGAGCATTTTGCATGGAGGATTTTATCTGGAATTTGACTACGTATTCTCAAAATCTTAGGCTTGCTACTATGCATTTTCGCCCCTCTTAGATTTCGTTCAAGCTCCGTCACTGaattcagaaaaagaaaaaaaaagagtaacCACGTCCACGTACTCCAAACGAAACGAATTTGACGTAAAATGAAATGGTGGAACAGATGCACTGGTAAAATCTCTTTGTTTCCAAGGTCCTCAGAATCTTGCGTTCGAAAGAAGCAAGCTAGCTCGCACGTGTTCACGTTAGTTAAGCATCACAACAGAAAGAAAAACGAAGGTAGCTGCGACAGGCGCAGGAGCACAAAATATCAACAGGGTCAAAATTACGAATGGAGGGTGCAGCGTAGCAGCTGGTAGCACTCTGCACTCATcaggacaacaacaacaacggcgacCCCACAACCATGACAAAGACATTGAATCTGCTGCTAGATCTGCCATTAAAACCAGCCGATGATTGCTTCTTCGGGATGAACACTCTCGACACTAAACACACACCAGTTCCCCGCGCCTCGTGGTCATCCAGCAAAGTGTTCGACAATGGCTCTCGCGGCGGCGACGCCGAGCTCCGGGAACCTGCAAGGCAGGTGCTCACCGCATCTAGTGTTCATCCCGAGCGCCGGCATGGGCCACCTCCTCCCTTTCACCCGCTTCATCGCCGCTCTCGCCGACACGGGAGGGGTGGACATCTCCGTGGTCACCGCCCTGCCGACGGTGTCAGCGGCCGAGGCCGACCACTTCACCGGCCTCTTCGCCGCCTTTCCCGCCATCCGACGCATCGACTTCAACCTCCTGCCGTTCGACGAAGCCGCCTTTGCGGGCACTGACCCCTTCCTCCTACGGTGGGAGTCCCTGCGCCGCTCGGCTCACCTCCTCGGCCCTCTGATCGTCGGGAACACCCAGCGCGCGTCGGCCATCGTCACGGACGTCACCTTGGCTTCCCAACTAATCCCGATAGCTAAAGACGATCTGCACCTTCCATGCCACATCCTCTTCAGCTCCTGCGCAACCATGCTGTCATTCCTCGCCTACTTCCCCACCTACCTTGACGCAGCCAGCACAAACCACCTTGCCGGCGACGTCAACATCcccggcattggacacatcccggTGGATTACCCGCCGCAGGTGCTGCGCAACCCCGACAGCCTCTTCACCAAGCAGTTCATCGCCAACGGCCGTTTGATCGCGGAGGCAGACGGCATTCTGGTCAACACGTTCGACGCCTTGGAGCCGGACGCACTCGCTGCCCTGCGCAGCGGCAAGGTCGTTTCCGGATTCCCGCCGGTGTTCGCCGTCGGCCCGCTCAAGTCGACGAGCACGGCGGGGAGCGACGAGACGGTGGGCGGCGCTTCATCACCTATCGCCTGGCTCGATGAGCAGCCGGCGCGATCGGTGGTGTACGTGGCGTTCGGCAACCGTAGCGCCGCGGCGCTGGACCAGATCCGTGAGATCGGCGCCGGGCTGGAGGCCAGCGGCTGCCGGTTCCTGTGGGTGGTGAAGACCACGGTGGTGGACCGCGAGGACACGGCCGAGCTGACGGACGTGCTGGGCGGCGGGTTCTTGGGCCGCGTGCAGGGGCGTGGCTTGGTGACCAAGGACTGGGTGGACCAGGAGGCTGTCCTGAAGCACCCCGCCATTGGGTTGTACCTGAgccactgcgggtggaactcggTGACGGAGTCGGCCATGTACGGTGTGCCGATGCTGGCGTGGCCGACGTTGGGCGACCAGCGGCTGATCGCGACGGTGATAAGGAGCGGCGGTTTCGGGCTGTGGATGGAGCACTGGAGCTGGGAGGGGAACGCGGTGGTGAGCGGGGTGGAGATAGGGGAGAAGGTGAAGCAGGTGATGGGAGATGAGGCGATTTCGGCGAGGGCGGCCAAGGTCCGGGAGGAGGCCACCAAGGCCGTCGCCCAAGGTGGCTCCAGCTACCGGAACATGCAGGAGTTTCTTGCCACGCTCAAGGCTACTTAGCGCTAGCTGTTGGGTACTCCTCTCCTCAATGGACTGTTTGTACGAGTACGAGCTGTTGCTCTCCTTCGATCGCTAGGTTTTTACAAAAGAACGTGTCACGTCTGTATTCGCAAAAATAAGTGTCACATCTGAAACTGACATAGGTCAGGTAGGGTACGGTGTTGCGGCCCTGTTGCAAATTCGAAACACAACACAATACACAAATATGTACGGTCGTACATACACTTAGGGTGTGTGTGATTGGTTGCTAGCATGGTTTTCTCGCCTCTGTGAGATATGGCTCCGTGAATGATGTATGAAGTTATGCAACCTCTAATTATTGTTGTGCAATTTATTTGGTTATAAATAATTTCTACTCTGCATTAGTTGTGAAACAAAGTCCTCGGCGTTTGCTTTCCTAAAAATCGTGTTTCAACAAATGGCACGGCTGTTTGGTTTACAGCTTGTTTGCCAGCTTGTTTGTCGAGTACATAACCTCGTCCCCTTCTTGGTGAGCTTGTATATGCCCATAAGGTGTTCGGCGCAATAGAAAATGACATGACGACTACTATAGATCACATAATCAGCAAAGCtagcataataataataataataacaataaCAATAATAATAGTTCTACCAGTGGATCATAGTGTTGCACCACGAGTTTACGAACAACAGCTTGTGAGTTCATCAACCGAGGGGTTATATAAATACCACCTCGCAAAATATACAGACTTGTAATCAGTTCAGATCAAACCTAGCTACTCCCAAAATAACATCATGGATGCGATGTTCATCATCATTATCAAAACAAGCAAAGCAACAAGCATCCAATGCTCCAGCTCCTCAGAGTAATACTTCATCACGAAGGCAATGAACCAGTCCATGCTTTCAGCAGGGGTCATCGCAAGATACCTGTTATTCGTCTGTGCCTTGTGATCTGGCCATGAGGTGGCTCGGAGCACCGGGATGCTCATGGCGATGGCTTGTGATCTATGATGCAGTACCTATCCTGCGCTGGGATGTACCAGAGTGGCCGAGCCGGCATCACAGAGTTCGCCAGCAAATCGGGGGACTAGACGTCCTATAGAATAATCAAAGTATCAAAGTGCAAAAACAATGGTAAGCATGTTGGTACCAAGCTAATAGGCCAACATCATTGACAATGGTAAGCAAGCAAGCATACGTGGTAACAAGCTTCATGAAACTAGCAAACAACTTATGTGTAGAGACTATGAACAAAGACAATACTAATCTTCTACGCTGCTGCCATACATAAATGCAAAGCTAGTACAAGGAAAAGTTGCACACGTCGTAGAACCAATCTCCGTACCAATTATTGCACTTATACATGAACGACACAGCTTAGAAAACACAGAACAAGGTGTTCCATAAAAATACGCCGACTCGAAATCATAGCCATCCACTCTACTCTCACGGATCGAGGCGTAAACTTAGCAGAACTACTCGTACTCTCACAGATCGAAGTAAGAACTTAGCAGAACTACTCTGCTCTCACAGATCGAAGCAAGAACTTAGCAGAACTACCAGATTGAACCATGAACTAAGTGAAGTTGCTCTAGCCTTACAGATAGCAGCCGTCGTAGTCTAGATCTAAGCTAGGTTGGAAGGTACTCACGAGTAATATGACGATCGGTCCTAGCAAGGAAGAAGACGACATGTCGACGAGGCGTAGGAGGATGAACTGCCACGGTGGAGCTCCACCGGCCTAAGAAGAGACCGTCCCTTACCATGGTGGCCAACGAACAACTATGGAAGGGGAGCTCGAAAGGGGGGGGAATGGTGGAAGACATTGGGCAGTGAGGCGGAGAGGCGTAAATAGGAGAGGAGTATCAGCGGGAGGTGATCGAATTTCTCCCGTCATATTTTTTCGGCTGCGCACGGGCTCCCGCCATCCCTGCCTCGCACCAGTTGGGCACAATTTTTCCAAACAGGCGCGAGACAAGGGTGACTGTCGAGAAACAGCCGAATCGAGTGTTCCCCCTCATACAGCTTTCtaggtgtgatggcgtgtatttcacacgttcgttgggcaaccccaagaggaaggtatgatgcgcacagcagcaagttttccctcagaaagaaacttatcgaaccaggaggagccaagaagcacgttgaaggttgatggcagcgggatgtagtgcggcgcaacaccagggattccggcgccaacgtggaacctgcacaacacaaccaaagtactttgccccaacgaaacagttgaggttgtcaatctcaccggcttgtcagtaacaaaggattaaccgtattgtgtggaagatgattgtttgcgagagagaacgataaaaacaagtattgcagcagatttgtatttcgagtattaaagaatggaccggggtccacagttcactagaggtgtctctcccataagataaaagcatgttgggtgaacaaattacagtcgggcaattgacaaatagagagggcataacaatgcacatacatggcatgataagtatagtgagatttaattgggcattacgacaaagtacatagaccgccatccaactgcatctatgcctaaaaagtccaccttcagagttatcatccgaaccccttccgagtattaagttgcaaagcaacagacaattgcattaagtatggtgcgtaatgtaatcaacaactacatcctcggacatagcgccaatgttttatccctagtggcaacagcacaacacaaccttagaactttacatcacttgtcccgagtgtcaatgcgggcatgaacccactatcgagcataaatactccctcttggagttaaaagcaaaaacttggccgcagcctctactagtaacggagagcatgcaagatcataaacaacacatatgtaataacttgataattaacataacatgatattctctatccatcagatcccgacaaacacaacatagagtattacagatagatgatcttgatcatgttagggagctcacaagatccaacaatgaagcacagtgaggagaagacaaccatctagctactgctatggacccatagtccgggggtgaactactcactcatcactccggaggcgaccatggcggtgtagagtcctccgggagatgaatcccctctccggcagtggtgccggaggagatctccagaatcccccgagatgggatcggcggcggcggcgtctcggtaaggttttccgtatcgtggtttttcgcctcaggggtttcgcgacggaggctttaagtaggcggaagggcagagtcggggggctgacgaggggcccacaccacagggcggcgcgggccccccctaggccgcgccgccttatggtttggccacctcgtggccccacttcgtatgctcttcggtcttctggaaggttcgtggcgaaataggcccctgggtcttcgtttcgtccaattccgagaatatttcgttactaggatttctgaaaccaaaaacagcgagaaaacaggaaccggcacttcggcatcttgttaataggttagttccggaaaatgcacgaatatgacataaagtgtgcataaaacatgtaggtatcatcaataatatggcatagaacataagaaattatcgatacgtcggagacgtatcaagcatccccaagcttagttactgctcgtcccgagcgggtaaaacgataacaaagataatttactgaagtgatatgccatcataaccttgatcatactatttgtaaacatatgtagtggatgcagcgatcaaaacaatggtaatgacatgagtaaacaagtgaatcataaagcaaagacttttcatgaatagtacttcaagacaagtattaataagtcttgcataagagttaactcataaagcaataaatcaaagtaaaggtattgaagcaacacaaaggaagattaagtttcagcggttgctttcaacttgtaacatgtatatctcatggataattgtcaacatagagtaatataacaagtgcaatatgcaagtatgtaggaatcaatgcacagttcacacaagtgtttgcttcttgaggtggagagagataggtgaactgactcaacataaaagtaaaaagaatggtccttcaaagaggaaagcatcgattgctatatttgtgctagagcttttattttgaaaacatgaaacaattttgtcaacggtagtaataaagcatatgagttatgaaagttatatcttacaagttgcaagcctcatgcatagtatactaatagtgcccgcaccttgtcctaattagcttggactaccggatctttgcaatgcacatgttttaaccaagtgtcacaatggggtacctccatgccgctctgtacaaaggtctaaggagaaagctcgcattttggatttctcgcttttgattattctcaacttagacatccataccgggacaacatggacaacggataatggactcctctttaatgcataagcatgtggcaacaattattattctcatatgagattgaggatatgtgtccaaaactgaaacttccaccatgaatcatggctttagttagcggcccaatgttcttctctaacaatatgcatgctccaaccataaaggtggtagatctctattacttcagacaagacggacatgcatagcaactcacatgatattcaacaaagaatagttgatggcgtccccagaagcatggttatcgcacaacaagcaacttaatgagagataaagtgcataagtacatattcaataccacaatagtttttaagctatttgtcccatgagctatatattgcaaaggtgaatgatggaattttaaaggtagcactcaagcaatttactttggaatggcggataaataccatgtagtaggtagatatggtggacacaaatggcatagtggttggctcaaggattttggatgcatgagaagtattccctctcgatacaaggtttaggctagcaaggttatttgaaacaaacacaaggatgaacggtacagcaaaactcacataaaagacatattgtaaacattataagactccataccgtcttccttgttgttcaaaactcaatactagatattatctagactctagagaaactaaatatgcaaaccaaattagcaagctctaagtatttcttcattaatgggtgcaaagtatatgatgcaagagcttaaacatgagcacaacaattgccaagtatcaaattatccaagacattttagagttactacatgtagcattttccaattccaaccatataacaatttaacgaagatgaaacttcgccatgaatactatgagtagagcctaaggacatacttgtccatatgctacagcggggcgtgtctctctcccacaaagtgaatgctaggatccattttattcaaacacaacaaaaaaacaaaaacaaaccgacgctccaagcaaagtgcataagatgtgacggaataaaaatatagtttcagggaggaacctgataatgttgtcgatgaagaaggggatgccttgggcatccccaagcttagacgcttgagtcttcttagaatatgcaggggtgaaccaccgggcatccccaagcttagagctttcactctccttgatcatattgcatcatactcctctcttgatccttgaaaacttcctccacaccaaactcgaaacaactcattagagggttagtgcacaataaaaattcacatgttcagaggtgacacaatcattcttaacacttctggacattgcataaagctactgaacattaatggatcaaagaaattcatccaacatagcaaaagaggcaatgcgaaataaaagacagaatctgtcaaaacagaacagtccgtaaagatggattttattaggccaccagacttgctcaaatgaaaatgcccaaattgaatgaaagttgcgtacatatctgaggatcatgcacgtaaattggcttaattttctgagcttcctacagggaggtagacccagattcgtgacagcaaagaaatatgtaactgcgcagtaatccaaatctagtacttacttttctatcaaagactttacttggcacaacaaaactcaaaactaagataaggagaggttgctacagtagtaaacaacttccaagacacaaatataaaacaaaaatactggagtaaaaacatgggttgtctcccataagcgcttttctttaacgcctttcagctaggcgcagaaagtgtaactcaagtaacatcaaaagatgaagcatcaacatcataatttgttataataatagaatcataaggtaacttcattctctttctagggaagtgttccatacctttcttgagaggaaattgatatttaatattaccttccttcatatcaatagtagcaccaacggttcgaagaaaaggtcttcccaatataatggggcaagatgcattgcattcaatatccaagacaacaaaatcaacggggacaaggttattgttaaccataatatgaacattatcaattctccccaaaggtttctttttagcattatcagtgagattaacatccaaataacaattcttcaatggtggcaagtcaagcatatcatagacttttttaggcataacagaaatacctgcaccaagatcacataaagcattacaattaaaatctttgactctcattttaatgatgggctcccaaccatcctctagctttctaggaatagaagtttcaagttttagtttctcttctctagcttttatgagagcatttgtaatatgttttgtgaaagccaagtttatagcactagcattgggactcttagcaagtttttgcaagaactttataacttcagagatgtggcaatcatcaaaatctaaatcattacaatctaaagcaatgagattatcatccccaaggttggaaaaaatttcagtagttttatcacaagcagtttcagcagttttagcagtttcgagtaattttgcgcgctttgcactaggagtagaagcattgccaacaccaattattgtatcattgatagtaggaggtgcagcaacatgtgaatcattagcattgctagtggtgttaatagtccaaactttagctacattttcctttttagctagtttttcattttcttctctatcccacctagcacgcagttcagccattaatcttatattctcattaattataaattggatggcatttgctgtagtaacaattttattttcaatatccctattaggcataactttcgatttcaaaagatcaacatcagaggcaagactatcaactctagaagcaagaatatcaattttattgagcttttcctcaacagatttgttaaaagcagtttgtgtactaataaattctttaagcatagcttcaagtccagggggtgtattcctattattgttgtaagaattcccataagaattagcataaccgttaccattattataaggatatggcctatagttattactagaattgttccgataagcattgttgttgaaattattatttttaatgaagtttacatcaacatgttcttcttgggcaaccaatgaagctaatggaacattattaggatcaacattagtcctatcattcgcaagcatagacataatagcatcaaccttatcattcaaggaagaggattcttcaacagaatttaccttcttaccttgtggagctctttccgtgtgccattcagagtaattaaccatcatattatcaaggagctttgttgcttcaccaagagtgatggacataaaggtacctccagcagctgaatccaataaattccgcgaagaaaaatttagtcctgcatagaaggtttggatgatcatccaagtagtcgagtccatgggttgggcaatttttaaccgagagatttcattctttcccaagcttgagcaacatgttcattatccaattgtttaaaattcattatactactcctcaaagatataattttagcgaggggataatatctaccaataaaagcat contains the following coding sequences:
- the LOC124674747 gene encoding UDP-glycosyltransferase CGT-like, coding for MGHLLPFTRFIAALADTGGVDISVVTALPTVSAAEADHFTGLFAAFPAIRRIDFNLLPFDEAAFAGTDPFLLRWESLRRSAHLLGPLIVGNTQRASAIVTDVTLASQLIPIAKDDLHLPCHILFSSCATMLSFLAYFPTYLDAASTNHLAGDVNIPGIGHIPVDYPPQVLRNPDSLFTKQFIANGRLIAEADGILVNTFDALEPDALAALRSGKVVSGFPPVFAVGPLKSTSTAGSDETVGGASSPIAWLDEQPARSVVYVAFGNRSAAALDQIREIGAGLEASGCRFLWVVKTTVVDREDTAELTDVLGGGFLGRVQGRGLVTKDWVDQEAVLKHPAIGLYLSHCGWNSVTESAMYGVPMLAWPTLGDQRLIATVIRSGGFGLWMEHWSWEGNAVVSGVEIGEKVKQVMGDEAISARAAKVREEATKAVAQGGSSYRNMQEFLATLKAT